In a single window of the Aminomonas paucivorans DSM 12260 genome:
- a CDS encoding DUF342 domain-containing protein: MSDQGFELQVRKEGIFVKILPDEGGSLAEIAAYLRERQIEDYDGQALLKALQERPAEPVRIADRRPELDRPAEIQVQITEDALSCSLRILPPLGPLPWPSVDALKTFLKEHGVVEGVDEKALADLANQKIAKQWVRVAQGRPPVHGKDAAIDYKIDLHQLRPRDVGESRVDMRELGTVVNVLKGQELAEKTPPVAGEEGITVLGKVLKAQQGKDKNLPSGSNTVVSEDKLHLFADADGHVSVKDGKLHVSPLFEVKGDVDYGVGNIQFVGPVLVKGAVREGFEVHAGGDLFVEGVVEGATLSAEGNLQIKIGVRGIGKADLQAKKDVNCGYIDQARVRAGGDVHVGEAIIHSDVGARGIVEVLGSKKGQIVGGKIQAGQEVVCETLGSEMGTRTEVSVGVLPELVEERKRLSENLKELQGKMAEVETNLGYLKKLESGNMLDDQKRGLMVRLTKAKFQLQAQLGMINDRLKALDGEMERSKLSGRVRVRNICYPGVSVTIRGMTYVVRETQRFACFLVDAGEIKVKSFE, encoded by the coding sequence ATGTCGGATCAGGGCTTCGAGCTGCAGGTTCGGAAGGAAGGCATCTTCGTCAAGATCCTCCCCGATGAGGGGGGGAGCCTGGCGGAGATTGCGGCCTATCTGCGGGAACGCCAGATTGAGGACTACGACGGCCAGGCGCTGCTCAAGGCTCTCCAGGAGCGACCGGCCGAACCGGTCCGCATCGCCGACCGCAGACCGGAGCTGGACCGCCCCGCGGAGATTCAGGTCCAGATCACGGAAGACGCCCTCTCCTGCAGCCTCCGCATCCTTCCTCCCCTGGGTCCTTTGCCCTGGCCAAGCGTGGACGCCCTCAAGACCTTCCTCAAGGAACACGGGGTGGTGGAGGGGGTGGACGAAAAGGCCCTGGCGGATCTGGCAAACCAGAAGATCGCCAAGCAGTGGGTGCGCGTCGCTCAGGGACGTCCCCCCGTCCACGGCAAGGATGCGGCCATCGACTACAAGATCGACCTGCACCAGCTGCGCCCCCGGGACGTGGGGGAGAGCCGGGTGGACATGCGGGAGCTGGGGACGGTGGTCAACGTCCTGAAGGGCCAGGAGCTGGCGGAGAAGACCCCTCCCGTGGCGGGAGAGGAGGGGATCACCGTCCTGGGCAAGGTGCTCAAGGCCCAGCAGGGAAAGGACAAGAACCTCCCCTCGGGGTCCAACACGGTGGTTTCCGAGGACAAGCTCCACCTCTTCGCCGATGCGGACGGCCACGTGTCCGTCAAGGACGGGAAGCTCCACGTCTCCCCCCTCTTCGAGGTGAAGGGAGATGTGGACTACGGGGTGGGCAACATCCAGTTCGTGGGCCCCGTCCTGGTCAAGGGTGCGGTGCGGGAGGGCTTCGAGGTCCATGCGGGGGGAGACCTCTTCGTGGAGGGGGTGGTGGAGGGAGCCACCCTTTCGGCGGAGGGAAACCTGCAGATCAAGATCGGGGTTCGGGGCATCGGCAAGGCGGACCTGCAGGCCAAAAAGGACGTGAACTGCGGCTACATCGACCAGGCCCGGGTCCGTGCGGGGGGCGACGTCCACGTGGGGGAGGCCATCATCCACAGCGACGTGGGGGCCCGAGGCATCGTGGAGGTCCTGGGAAGCAAGAAGGGACAGATCGTGGGCGGCAAGATCCAGGCGGGACAGGAAGTGGTCTGCGAGACCCTGGGAAGCGAGATGGGAACCCGAACGGAGGTGAGCGTCGGCGTCCTCCCGGAGCTGGTGGAGGAGCGCAAGCGCCTTTCGGAGAACCTCAAGGAACTTCAGGGCAAGATGGCGGAGGTGGAGACCAACCTGGGCTACCTGAAGAAGCTGGAGTCGGGGAACATGCTGGACGACCAGAAACGGGGACTCATGGTCCGCCTCACCAAGGCGAAGTTCCAGCTTCAGGCCCAGTTGGGCATGATCAATGACCGGCTCAAGGCTCTGGACGGGGAAATGGAGCGCAGCAAGCTCTCCGGCCGGGTTCGGGTGCGGAACATCTGCTACCCCGGGGTCAGCGTGACCATTCGAGGGATGACCTACGTGGTCCGGGAGACCCAGCGTTTCGCCTGCTTCCTGGTGGATGCGGGAGAGATCAAGGTCAAGTCCTTCGAGTAG